In the genome of Gammaproteobacteria bacterium, one region contains:
- a CDS encoding c-type cytochrome produces MYLLEVVFHSVARLTFVGLLALVIGACAEPPTSGGGGRGSGKFSQTKFEDADQERGARLYDNWWKEKGEAPPKEEVFELWEKRTSEEVQQIDKSSFRCVTCHGWDYKGFEGAASQFNDPESYTGFPGLLQLATDPESGMPREAEEVFNFIKSGEALHYDNTPHEFKELNNKDLHDLTRFVIDVGFKTMGSPLAGGNSQQGQTKFLMPNPTTQRSCIDADCHSTPDMRQRIISKAEEDPEFFLHKVRFGQPGGPMPGGVDILDARDILAYLKNGASEEPQTGNFSEVKLQAASLSNGGLLYDKWWDASVKTTAAPEGTHPLWPTETNTKVTGSRTWRCKQCHGWDYRGKDGAYKDGLNFSDIKGVIGTTNTPTLFSNAGEVYNYISTNVDHAFNQLFDEAEYYDLTLFIMTMREEASQGAGHYQFIDDAKKTVLKDRSNPEEGNALYHGNAKCSLCHGLDGKQIDFGNNEFLGEVAADNPWEFVHKTRFGAKNESGNSMPGLVDNIQDPTLRESKAAIDILAYVQENFVSSMPKAGRLYDNWIVEADAVGVPNTTHPIWEASGNTVKTGETTWRCKSCHGWDYLGKNGAYATGEYQTNIKGVLGSVLDPTTMFNFIKNGDASWPEHAFGAYLDDGSIQQLVEFITALDGSGVRTFENERPFANAENGRLVYEEPSPGNCITCHGADGKLQAAPIDEIARNNEPEFLHKVRFGHPGSLMIPTAGGFEGLSPKDAVDVMAFVQTMSGGSETGTGSYETASLVRGGRLFDKWWEEKAASGGESTPPSVTNPLWDRRNPGVADLPAFKKASDSWRCISCHSWDYQGIGFAGGTPSATGPDNLLYQINLQKSQLTTQALQDFLFLWIKEGANSDLHAFSAKNTLLHTSLSDRDIWDLVKFLLEGMVDTNTYISQVFKTVKGAYRDLPTGEGLYFGSIDSAINCASCHGDDGMGIIGTATYGVDIFSLAAENPWEFLHKVRFGQPNAPMPAFLDPSKNHSTIHGVNVLDYAQTQFKKR; encoded by the coding sequence ATGTATTTGTTAGAGGTTGTCTTTCATTCTGTTGCACGCTTGACGTTCGTCGGCCTGCTTGCACTCGTAATAGGTGCTTGCGCCGAACCGCCAACTAGTGGTGGTGGCGGTCGTGGTAGCGGCAAATTCAGTCAAACCAAATTTGAGGATGCAGACCAGGAACGCGGAGCACGCCTCTATGACAATTGGTGGAAAGAAAAAGGCGAAGCCCCGCCCAAAGAAGAAGTCTTTGAACTTTGGGAAAAACGCACTTCTGAAGAAGTACAACAAATAGACAAATCTTCATTTCGTTGTGTGACCTGCCACGGATGGGATTACAAAGGATTTGAAGGTGCCGCATCTCAATTCAACGACCCAGAGTCATACACAGGCTTCCCCGGCTTATTGCAGCTCGCCACTGACCCCGAATCTGGTATGCCGCGCGAAGCGGAGGAAGTTTTCAACTTCATTAAATCTGGTGAGGCTCTACACTACGACAACACTCCACATGAATTTAAAGAACTGAATAACAAAGATCTTCACGACTTAACGCGTTTCGTTATAGACGTTGGATTTAAAACAATGGGCAGCCCATTGGCTGGAGGTAACTCTCAACAAGGCCAAACCAAGTTCCTGATGCCCAATCCAACAACACAGCGCTCATGTATTGACGCCGATTGCCATAGCACCCCTGATATGCGCCAGCGTATCATTAGCAAAGCTGAAGAAGATCCAGAGTTTTTTCTGCACAAGGTTCGCTTTGGCCAGCCTGGCGGCCCCATGCCCGGCGGAGTCGACATACTCGACGCACGAGATATCTTGGCGTACTTAAAAAATGGCGCGTCAGAAGAACCACAAACGGGAAATTTCAGCGAAGTAAAACTACAAGCAGCAAGTCTGTCCAATGGTGGTTTGCTCTACGATAAATGGTGGGATGCTTCTGTAAAAACCACTGCAGCACCAGAAGGCACGCATCCACTTTGGCCCACAGAGACGAATACTAAGGTCACTGGCTCACGCACTTGGCGTTGTAAACAGTGTCATGGTTGGGATTATCGCGGCAAAGACGGCGCCTACAAAGATGGTCTCAATTTCTCTGACATTAAAGGTGTAATCGGTACGACTAATACCCCTACACTCTTCTCAAATGCGGGAGAAGTCTATAACTATATTTCAACCAATGTTGATCATGCCTTCAATCAGCTATTTGATGAAGCTGAGTACTATGATTTGACCTTGTTTATCATGACGATGCGTGAAGAGGCATCTCAAGGCGCCGGTCACTATCAATTTATTGATGACGCCAAAAAGACGGTACTTAAAGATCGTTCAAATCCTGAAGAGGGAAATGCGCTGTACCACGGCAATGCAAAATGTTCTTTGTGTCACGGATTGGATGGAAAACAGATTGACTTCGGAAACAATGAATTTCTGGGTGAAGTAGCGGCTGATAACCCATGGGAGTTTGTGCACAAAACGCGCTTTGGTGCAAAAAATGAGTCTGGTAATAGCATGCCGGGTTTAGTCGACAACATTCAAGACCCAACCTTGCGAGAATCGAAGGCAGCTATCGACATACTTGCCTATGTACAGGAAAACTTTGTTTCATCTATGCCTAAAGCAGGCCGTCTATACGACAATTGGATAGTTGAAGCCGATGCTGTAGGGGTACCAAACACGACGCATCCGATTTGGGAAGCCAGCGGCAATACCGTTAAAACCGGAGAAACAACCTGGCGTTGTAAATCATGTCATGGCTGGGATTACCTGGGTAAAAATGGTGCATATGCGACAGGTGAATATCAAACCAATATAAAAGGCGTACTCGGCAGTGTTCTCGATCCAACAACAATGTTTAACTTTATTAAAAATGGTGACGCCAGTTGGCCTGAACACGCCTTTGGTGCGTATCTTGATGACGGAAGCATTCAGCAGTTAGTCGAATTTATTACCGCGCTAGATGGCAGCGGAGTAAGAACATTTGAGAACGAACGTCCGTTCGCCAATGCTGAAAATGGCAGACTTGTTTATGAAGAACCATCACCGGGCAATTGCATAACCTGCCACGGCGCAGACGGCAAACTACAAGCGGCACCGATAGACGAAATCGCAAGAAACAACGAACCGGAATTTTTACACAAGGTACGTTTCGGACATCCTGGTAGCTTGATGATTCCTACGGCCGGCGGATTCGAAGGATTGTCACCAAAGGACGCTGTAGATGTTATGGCATTCGTACAGACAATGAGTGGCGGATCTGAAACCGGAACCGGAAGTTATGAAACCGCTAGTTTGGTACGCGGCGGAAGACTCTTCGACAAATGGTGGGAAGAAAAAGCAGCGTCTGGCGGAGAATCCACACCACCATCTGTCACCAATCCGTTGTGGGATCGTCGGAACCCTGGTGTAGCTGACCTGCCAGCCTTCAAAAAGGCCTCAGATTCCTGGCGTTGTATATCCTGTCATTCGTGGGACTATCAAGGCATTGGATTCGCTGGTGGAACTCCGTCTGCAACTGGTCCTGACAATTTGCTATACCAAATCAATTTGCAGAAGTCACAGCTCACAACTCAGGCGCTTCAAGATTTCTTGTTCCTCTGGATAAAGGAAGGCGCAAATAGCGATCTACATGCTTTTAGCGCAAAGAATACGCTGCTGCATACATCGTTGTCTGATCGAGACATCTGGGATTTGGTTAAGTTTTTGTTAGAAGGTATGGTCGATACTAATACCTATATCTCCCAGGTCTTTAAAACGGTTAAAGGCGCTTATCGTGATCTGCCAACTGGCGAAGGTTTATATTTCGGCTCCATCGATTCAGCAATAAACTGCGCCTCGTGTCACGGTGACGATGGTATGGGTATCATAGGCACTGCTACTTATGGGGTGGACATCTTTTCACTCGCAGCAGAAAACCCATGGGAATTCCTGCATAAAGTACGGTTTGGTCAACCAAATGCTCCAATGCCGGCCTTTCTTGATCCAAGTAAGAATCACTCAACGATTCACGGTGTTAACGTTCTTGATTACGCGCAGACACAATTCAAAAAGCGCTAA
- the nusA gene encoding transcription termination factor NusA yields the protein MSKEILLVVDAVSHEKGVEKEIIFQAIESALATATRKRHGEDIDCRVEIDRVSGDYETYRRWLVVDDEDPSFESPLRQKLLAAAQNIDPSLQPGDYIEEKIESVEFGRIAAQTAKQVIVQKVREAERAQIVDAFRDKEGHLVSGIVKRVEKGNIYVDLGNNAEAVILREHMIPRESMRPGDRIRGYLQEVRPDARGPQLFISRVAPELIIELFKLEVPEIGEGLIDVISAARDAGQRAKIAVRANDPRIDPVGACVGMRGSRVQAVSNELAGERVDIVIYDENPAQFVVNAMAPAEVVSIVVDEDAGSMDVAVEEEQLSQAIGRSGQNVRLASELTGWELNVMTVADAEEKSAKETNDIRDLFISQLDVDEDIATILVEEGYTSIEEVAYVPVQEMLEIEDFDEDIVEELRQRARDVIIAKAIVQEDQSGEGPAQDLLDMEGITTEFANKLASAGVCTMDDLAEQSVDEVVEILGIEEKLAGDLIMKAREPWFADQAE from the coding sequence ATGAGCAAGGAAATTTTATTAGTCGTAGATGCCGTATCCCATGAAAAAGGCGTGGAAAAAGAGATAATTTTCCAGGCTATTGAAAGCGCATTAGCGACAGCAACGCGTAAACGTCATGGGGAAGACATCGATTGCCGGGTCGAGATCGATCGGGTAAGTGGTGACTATGAAACCTATAGACGTTGGCTGGTTGTGGACGATGAAGACCCAAGTTTTGAATCACCCTTGCGACAAAAACTATTAGCGGCTGCTCAGAATATAGATCCGTCGCTTCAACCCGGCGATTATATTGAAGAAAAAATTGAGTCTGTTGAATTTGGTCGTATAGCGGCTCAGACAGCCAAGCAGGTAATTGTCCAAAAGGTTCGTGAAGCGGAGCGTGCCCAGATTGTTGATGCCTTTCGTGATAAAGAAGGACATCTCGTTAGCGGTATCGTCAAACGCGTTGAAAAAGGTAATATTTACGTGGACTTGGGCAATAATGCCGAGGCCGTCATCCTACGTGAACACATGATTCCCCGTGAGAGTATGCGTCCGGGTGATCGAATTCGTGGGTATCTGCAGGAAGTTCGTCCAGATGCCAGGGGGCCACAGCTGTTCATCTCCCGTGTCGCTCCAGAATTAATCATTGAATTGTTCAAACTTGAAGTGCCTGAGATCGGCGAAGGTTTGATAGATGTAATCAGCGCAGCCCGTGATGCAGGTCAACGTGCAAAGATAGCGGTTCGTGCAAATGATCCACGCATCGATCCAGTTGGCGCTTGCGTCGGTATGCGTGGTTCACGTGTTCAGGCCGTGTCAAACGAGCTGGCTGGTGAGCGAGTTGATATAGTGATTTACGACGAAAATCCTGCACAATTTGTTGTCAACGCTATGGCGCCGGCAGAGGTAGTATCGATAGTCGTTGATGAAGATGCAGGTAGTATGGACGTTGCGGTAGAAGAGGAACAATTGTCCCAGGCAATTGGCCGTAGCGGGCAAAACGTACGTCTGGCGAGCGAGTTGACCGGTTGGGAATTAAACGTCATGACCGTGGCGGATGCCGAAGAAAAAAGTGCCAAAGAGACTAATGATATACGTGATCTGTTCATATCTCAGCTTGATGTCGATGAGGATATTGCCACCATACTGGTTGAAGAAGGTTATACCAGTATCGAGGAAGTAGCCTATGTTCCCGTTCAGGAAATGCTTGAGATTGAAGATTTTGACGAGGACATCGTTGAAGAGCTGCGCCAACGTGCGCGTGATGTGATCATTGCAAAGGCCATTGTGCAGGAAGATCAGTCTGGTGAAGGTCCTGCACAAGACCTGTTAGACATGGAAGGCATTACAACAGAATTTGCCAATAAACTGGCGAGCGCGGGTGTGTGCACAATGGATGATCTCGCGGAGCAATCCGTAGATGAAGTCGTGGAAATTTTAGGTATAGAAGAGAAGCTTGCTGGTGATCTTATCATGAAGGCGCGTGAGCCTTGGTTTGCGGACCAGGCTGAATAG
- the truB gene encoding tRNA pseudouridine(55) synthase TruB has product MGRRKAKGRDISGVFLLDKPTGITSNAALQKVKYLYKANKAGHTGSLDPIASGLLPICIGEATKFSHYLLDADKRYQVEARLGVKTTTGDIEGEVVETADIPEFDQDGLKSVLSGFLGKQEQIPPMHSAIKQNGQPLYKLARQGISVERKSREIVIYELNLLATSENSITLDVKCSKGTYIRTLVEDIAHALGTCAHVTLLRRTQVGDFDIENSVTLERLEETLAGSGLTGIDEMLLPSETAIADWPGVNLSEDAAYYLRQGQAVLVPKAPTQGLVRLYEGDDNFLGVGCILDDGRVAPKRLIKVA; this is encoded by the coding sequence ATGGGTAGAAGAAAAGCAAAAGGTCGTGATATCAGCGGCGTATTTCTACTGGACAAGCCAACCGGTATCACGTCTAATGCGGCCCTGCAAAAGGTGAAATACCTGTATAAGGCCAATAAGGCGGGGCACACAGGAAGCCTGGATCCGATTGCCAGTGGTTTGCTACCGATATGTATCGGTGAAGCTACAAAATTTAGTCACTATCTATTGGATGCTGATAAACGCTACCAGGTGGAAGCACGCCTGGGTGTTAAGACCACTACCGGTGATATCGAAGGCGAGGTGGTAGAAACTGCCGATATACCTGAGTTCGATCAGGATGGCCTGAAGAGTGTTTTGAGTGGTTTTCTTGGCAAACAGGAACAAATACCACCTATGCACTCGGCGATCAAACAGAATGGTCAGCCTTTATATAAACTTGCAAGACAAGGTATTTCCGTTGAACGCAAAAGCCGAGAGATCGTGATTTACGAGCTTAACCTGCTTGCAACGAGTGAGAATAGCATTACCTTGGACGTTAAATGTTCCAAGGGTACATACATAAGAACATTGGTCGAAGACATTGCGCACGCCTTGGGCACATGCGCGCATGTAACCCTGCTGCGGCGTACGCAGGTCGGGGATTTCGACATAGAGAATTCCGTTACACTGGAGAGGCTGGAGGAAACCCTGGCTGGATCTGGTTTGACAGGAATAGATGAGATGTTGCTCCCGTCCGAGACGGCAATTGCGGATTGGCCCGGAGTCAACCTCTCTGAGGATGCCGCATATTATCTGCGACAAGGGCAGGCGGTCCTCGTACCAAAAGCACCGACACAAGGTCTGGTGCGATTGTATGAAGGAGATGACAATTTCCTTGGCGTGGGTTGTATCCTCGATGATGGCAGAGTCGCACCAAAGCGACTGATAAAAGTTGCCTGA
- a CDS encoding EAL domain-containing protein, with product MNNNQADSYAHWIHVLNAFEDPLYILDLDERIQCGNSAFYNLIKMPPHIAIGKKITTIMHPEGEDSPCPVCAARARHEDTYIVMEANHPNNARGTPFEVMIRTIKDFEGNPIGTLMGNRDLTRTRKVEGELQRLNEHISLLMDSTGEGIFGIDTQLRCTFVNRAAAEMLGYERDELLGKNMFDLVHHSYEDQRAYPKEQCLFFQTTIDGSSHWSDDDVLWDKDNNCFPVQYRSNPIMVKKAISGAVVVFRNVSATRAMVQQMEYLAHHDYLTGLYNRMEFEQRLSKLIRDTHRSGQTHVLSYIDLDQFKIVNDTCGHVAGDALLKQLSSVLHRSMRKTDTLARLGGDEFGVLYTDITLDDALVQLDRLFNIIKDFRFTTEEKVFSIGMSVGVVQIDNTSTSLAQVLSAADSACYLAKEGGRNRIHVYQVDDQAQVKRYREFQWVTRLKQALENKNIQLHCQRIIPAGSRDDNMSAVEVLMRIDDQQGQVVPGAFISVAERYDLMPLLDRTVIELMFSWLEKNKNRLRMDKIEFFTINISANSICQKSFLEFLVQHVRNCSIEAEKFCFELTETAAISNLSSALHFMTELKQLGCRFALDDFGSGMSSFGYLKSLPVDYVKIDGHFVRDITKDPVDKEMVNAINQIGHVMGLKTIAEFVETEEIAQTLTAMGIDYLQGYSIGHPKSLDECLLQES from the coding sequence ATGAACAACAATCAAGCGGATTCCTATGCACATTGGATACATGTGCTTAATGCATTTGAAGATCCCCTCTATATTCTCGACTTAGATGAACGCATTCAATGCGGCAACAGTGCATTTTATAACCTCATAAAAATGCCACCGCACATAGCCATTGGCAAAAAAATAACAACTATTATGCATCCGGAGGGCGAAGATTCTCCGTGCCCAGTCTGCGCGGCACGTGCGCGTCATGAAGACACCTATATCGTGATGGAAGCCAATCACCCTAACAATGCGCGTGGTACTCCCTTCGAAGTTATGATACGCACTATTAAAGACTTCGAGGGAAATCCCATAGGAACATTAATGGGAAACCGTGACTTGACGCGAACACGCAAGGTAGAAGGTGAACTGCAACGCCTAAACGAACATATCAGTCTATTGATGGATTCTACCGGCGAAGGAATTTTTGGCATTGATACGCAACTTAGATGCACCTTCGTAAATCGTGCAGCCGCGGAAATGTTAGGTTATGAACGGGACGAATTGCTTGGAAAAAACATGTTCGATCTTGTTCATCACTCTTATGAAGATCAACGAGCCTATCCGAAAGAACAATGTCTTTTTTTTCAAACGACGATAGACGGTTCGTCACATTGGTCAGATGACGATGTTTTGTGGGATAAGGACAATAACTGTTTTCCAGTTCAGTATCGCTCTAACCCCATCATGGTAAAGAAAGCCATATCTGGCGCCGTTGTAGTTTTTCGCAACGTCAGCGCAACGCGTGCCATGGTACAGCAAATGGAATATCTCGCCCATCATGACTATCTGACCGGTCTGTACAATCGGATGGAATTCGAGCAACGCTTGTCAAAATTGATAAGAGATACCCATCGAAGTGGTCAAACTCATGTATTAAGCTATATAGATCTTGATCAGTTCAAGATTGTTAATGATACCTGTGGCCACGTTGCCGGTGATGCCTTGCTAAAACAACTTAGCAGTGTATTACATCGCTCTATGAGAAAAACAGATACGCTTGCGCGTCTAGGTGGCGACGAATTTGGTGTGTTATACACCGATATCACTCTTGATGACGCACTTGTACAACTTGACCGTCTATTTAATATCATAAAAGATTTTCGTTTTACCACTGAAGAAAAAGTGTTCTCTATTGGAATGAGTGTTGGTGTAGTTCAAATCGACAACACTTCTACCTCTCTGGCGCAAGTTCTTTCAGCGGCCGACTCAGCGTGCTACCTGGCGAAGGAAGGAGGACGCAACCGAATTCACGTTTATCAGGTAGATGATCAGGCGCAAGTCAAGCGGTATAGGGAATTTCAATGGGTGACGCGACTCAAGCAAGCGTTGGAAAACAAAAACATTCAACTACACTGTCAACGTATAATTCCAGCCGGTAGCCGAGACGATAACATGAGTGCCGTGGAAGTTTTAATGCGCATTGATGACCAACAAGGACAGGTTGTTCCCGGTGCCTTTATCAGTGTTGCAGAACGTTATGATTTAATGCCATTACTGGATAGAACTGTCATTGAATTAATGTTCAGCTGGCTGGAAAAGAATAAAAATCGACTGCGCATGGATAAAATCGAATTTTTTACAATCAATATCTCTGCCAATTCCATATGCCAAAAATCGTTTCTGGAGTTCTTGGTTCAACATGTGCGCAACTGTAGTATAGAAGCTGAAAAGTTTTGTTTTGAGCTGACTGAAACAGCGGCTATTAGTAATCTATCCAGCGCTCTGCATTTTATGACCGAACTGAAACAGCTGGGCTGTCGTTTCGCATTAGATGATTTTGGTAGCGGTATGTCTTCTTTTGGATACCTGAAAAGTTTGCCCGTGGATTATGTAAAGATCGATGGACACTTCGTACGCGATATCACTAAAGACCCAGTCGACAAGGAAATGGTAAATGCTATTAACCAAATAGGTCACGTCATGGGATTAAAAACTATTGCCGAATTTGTGGAAACAGAGGAAATCGCACAAACACTAACAGCCATGGGGATAGACTATTTACAAGGCTATTCGATTGGACACCCAAAATCTCTCGACGAATGCTTGTTGCAGGAATCGTAG
- the rimP gene encoding ribosome maturation factor RimP produces MARSIALENLLAPTIDGMGYELLGVEHVSQGRHSVLRLFIDKIDGINIEDCERVSRQVSGVLDVEDPIRGEYSLEVSSPGLDRPLFKMAHFERFVGEKCAVRLKQAKDGRRKLSGVIRSTSGDGVVIELEENNCITLSLDEIEKANLVPQF; encoded by the coding sequence TTGGCGCGTAGCATAGCACTGGAGAATTTACTGGCACCAACAATCGATGGCATGGGCTATGAGTTGTTGGGTGTTGAGCACGTGTCGCAGGGTCGGCATTCCGTGCTACGGCTATTCATCGACAAAATCGATGGCATAAACATCGAGGATTGCGAACGGGTGAGCCGTCAGGTCAGCGGTGTGCTTGACGTAGAGGATCCAATTCGTGGTGAGTACAGCCTGGAAGTGTCTTCGCCAGGCTTGGATAGGCCCTTGTTCAAAATGGCGCATTTTGAACGCTTTGTGGGTGAAAAGTGCGCCGTACGCTTAAAACAAGCAAAGGATGGCAGAAGAAAATTGTCTGGCGTGATCAGGAGTACCAGCGGGGATGGTGTCGTCATTGAGCTGGAAGAAAATAATTGCATTACTCTGTCGCTCGACGAAATTGAAAAAGCGAATTTAGTTCCACAATTTTAG
- the infB gene encoding translation initiation factor IF-2, translating to MSEVTVKQFAETVGIPVDRLLAQLGEAGLSEKSADESITENEKMQLLAYLQKRQGVDERKGDSPKKITLKRKTVSELKQPTSGGRGPGGRGSSAGSSRTISVEVRKKRTYIKRSEVQPTVENDILEKAKEIQKRQAEQLELEDRQRKEEELRREESNRVEETPQAAAVEAPAVVEPVIEPVVAVAAAAAAVETDKEKKTAKDKKHKKASPKDDSREERAGKGKKRRARSRDDDFFVGDGDDSDFGGAARGRRRKGKAKEKTNVHAFEKPTGPVVKEIPVPESITVADLAQKMSVKATEVIKIMMRSFNVMATINQIIDQDTAILVVEEMGHKPVAHVEYSVEDNLVFDEAQGELVSRPPVITVMGHVDHGKTSLLDYIRRTKVASGEAGGITQHIGAYHVDTEKGTITFLDTPGHSAFTAMRARGAQVTDIVILVVAADDGVMPQTKEAVQHAKAAGVPLVVAVNKIDKPDADPDRVRSELAQEDVIPEDWGGDTQFVHVSAKTGEGVDTLLDSVLLQAEVLELKAVADGRAKGVVVESRLDKGRGPVATILVQRGTLRRGDIVVAGHEFGRVRAMLNEAGEQIEKAGPSMPVEILGLSAAPTAGEEVGVVDDERKAREIANFRQGKYREIKLAKQQATKLENLFSQMAEGEVATVNILLKTDVQGSLEALSDALTKLSTSEVRVKIIASGVGGINESDANLAHASRGIIIGFNVRADSAARRIIEDEGLDLHYYSVIYDAIEEVKQAMTGMLAPEFKEEIIGLAEVRDVFRSPKFGAIAGCMVVDGTVKRSNPIRVLRENVVIYEGELESLRRFKDDTAEVKSGYECGIGVKNYNDVKVGDQIEVYERTQVARQL from the coding sequence ATGTCGGAAGTTACAGTAAAACAGTTCGCGGAAACAGTGGGCATTCCTGTTGACCGTCTGCTTGCGCAACTGGGTGAGGCAGGTTTGTCTGAGAAAAGCGCGGACGAATCGATCACTGAAAATGAAAAAATGCAACTGCTGGCGTATCTCCAAAAACGCCAGGGCGTCGATGAAAGGAAAGGCGACAGCCCTAAAAAGATTACTCTGAAACGTAAGACAGTCAGTGAGCTTAAGCAGCCAACTAGCGGCGGACGTGGCCCCGGTGGTCGAGGTAGTAGCGCCGGTTCGAGCCGCACGATAAGCGTGGAAGTACGAAAGAAGCGTACTTACATCAAACGTAGTGAAGTTCAACCGACTGTTGAAAACGATATCTTAGAAAAAGCGAAGGAGATTCAAAAACGCCAGGCCGAGCAACTTGAACTCGAAGATCGCCAGCGGAAAGAAGAGGAGCTACGACGGGAGGAATCCAACCGTGTAGAAGAAACTCCACAAGCGGCTGCCGTTGAGGCACCTGCGGTCGTTGAACCAGTAATTGAGCCCGTCGTGGCAGTCGCAGCCGCAGCCGCAGCCGTTGAGACAGATAAAGAGAAAAAAACCGCAAAGGATAAGAAACACAAAAAGGCTTCGCCAAAAGACGACTCGAGAGAAGAGCGTGCTGGCAAAGGGAAAAAACGTCGTGCGCGTTCACGTGACGATGATTTTTTTGTCGGCGATGGTGATGATTCTGACTTTGGTGGTGCGGCGAGAGGCAGACGACGCAAAGGTAAGGCCAAGGAAAAGACCAATGTCCATGCATTCGAAAAACCTACAGGCCCAGTTGTAAAGGAAATTCCCGTTCCTGAGTCGATTACTGTTGCAGACTTAGCCCAAAAGATGTCGGTTAAGGCAACTGAAGTTATCAAGATCATGATGAGGTCATTTAATGTCATGGCCACGATAAATCAAATTATCGATCAGGATACTGCGATACTGGTGGTTGAAGAAATGGGACACAAGCCGGTAGCCCATGTTGAGTATTCTGTAGAAGACAATCTTGTATTTGACGAGGCGCAAGGCGAACTCGTATCGCGTCCACCTGTTATTACCGTTATGGGTCATGTCGACCATGGTAAGACCTCATTGCTCGACTATATTCGTCGTACCAAAGTAGCTTCTGGGGAAGCTGGCGGTATCACACAGCATATTGGTGCATACCACGTAGACACGGAAAAGGGCACGATTACCTTTCTTGACACACCTGGACACTCGGCGTTTACCGCTATGCGTGCCCGCGGTGCTCAGGTGACGGATATCGTAATTCTGGTAGTTGCCGCAGACGATGGTGTTATGCCGCAAACTAAGGAGGCTGTCCAGCATGCGAAAGCTGCGGGTGTACCCCTGGTTGTTGCGGTTAATAAGATAGATAAACCTGATGCCGATCCGGACCGTGTCCGTAGTGAGTTGGCTCAGGAAGATGTTATTCCGGAAGACTGGGGCGGAGATACACAATTCGTGCATGTTTCAGCCAAGACAGGAGAGGGTGTCGATACGTTGTTGGATTCCGTCTTGTTGCAGGCTGAAGTGCTGGAACTGAAGGCGGTGGCCGATGGTCGAGCCAAAGGTGTGGTTGTAGAATCACGCCTGGATAAGGGACGTGGTCCTGTAGCAACCATACTGGTGCAGCGTGGAACTTTGCGTCGGGGTGACATCGTGGTTGCTGGCCACGAGTTCGGACGCGTACGTGCGATGCTGAACGAAGCCGGAGAGCAGATAGAAAAGGCGGGTCCATCCATGCCTGTCGAAATTCTTGGTTTGTCGGCTGCGCCAACTGCCGGTGAAGAGGTCGGGGTGGTAGATGATGAGCGCAAGGCTCGTGAAATCGCTAATTTCAGACAGGGCAAATACCGTGAAATCAAGCTGGCCAAGCAGCAGGCAACTAAACTTGAAAACCTTTTCTCGCAAATGGCGGAAGGTGAAGTCGCAACAGTCAATATTCTGTTGAAGACGGATGTACAGGGTTCTCTTGAGGCGCTAAGTGACGCCTTGACCAAGCTGTCTACCAGCGAAGTCCGAGTGAAAATTATTGCTTCGGGTGTGGGCGGAATTAATGAGTCTGATGCGAACCTTGCACACGCTTCTCGTGGCATTATCATCGGCTTCAATGTTCGCGCAGATTCCGCTGCACGTCGCATTATCGAAGACGAAGGCCTTGATCTTCATTACTACAGCGTAATCTATGATGCCATCGAAGAAGTCAAACAGGCCATGACAGGCATGTTGGCGCCGGAATTCAAAGAGGAAATCATCGGTTTGGCGGAAGTTCGCGATGTGTTCCGATCTCCCAAGTTTGGCGCAATCGCGGGTTGTATGGTTGTCGACGGTACAGTGAAACGCAGCAATCCTATTCGTGTCCTGCGTGAAAATGTTGTTATCTACGAAGGTGAGCTGGAATCTCTGCGTCGCTTCAAAGACGATACTGCTGAAGTTAAATCCGGTTACGAGTGCGGAATCGGTGTTAAAAATTACAACGACGTCAAGGTCGGAGACCAGATTGAGGTGTATGAACGTACACAGGTGGCGCGACAACTGTAA
- the rbfA gene encoding 30S ribosome-binding factor RbfA, with protein sequence MAREFSRTRRIEEQIQKELAEIIHNELKDPRVGWVTISGVEVSRDLAHANIFYTVLGQDKEPPETIKGLQKASGFMRHELGKRVHMRSIPQLHFKFDLSYIQGQHMSSLIDKAVAADTKDDETSE encoded by the coding sequence ATGGCAAGAGAATTTAGTCGTACTCGACGGATAGAAGAACAGATACAAAAGGAACTTGCGGAAATCATACATAATGAGTTGAAAGACCCGCGCGTGGGATGGGTTACCATTTCAGGCGTGGAGGTATCTCGCGATTTAGCTCACGCCAACATTTTCTACACTGTTCTTGGTCAGGATAAGGAACCACCTGAAACGATAAAAGGATTGCAAAAAGCGAGCGGTTTTATGCGCCACGAATTGGGCAAACGAGTCCATATGCGCAGTATCCCTCAGCTGCATTTTAAATTCGATCTGTCCTATATCCAGGGACAACATATGTCTTCGTTAATCGATAAAGCTGTAGCGGCTGACACGAAAGACGATGAAACGTCAGAATAG